A DNA window from Onthophagus taurus isolate NC chromosome 1, IU_Otau_3.0, whole genome shotgun sequence contains the following coding sequences:
- the LOC111418494 gene encoding EH domain-binding protein 1 isoform X1 translates to MGSVWKRLQRVNKKAAKFQFTVSYHQLSLEFTPKWEPHKLSLVWARRSRRVVSQPMKWEPTLETPYKALVVWSLPENKQVDVTLFRDPRTRVLEDKDWSFIIEDVSPTGKRRPLAVSHLNMGTYASGDAKQHKLQLPFKPMTKKIVSAKLDCTLSCVLLKEGKATDEDMQSIASLMSEGYGDNTDIAPLDDVDEDYSQSDSMSSMKNTLNEVTQHLQKMTDSLSGSDMASTPISISSIQSFPKDDKTPTAEVISPIAEQPIILPSCSVPPPKRSDFHEPETDIYSEMCSEKLDNLDKLQEETDHSFIAPTRPKSMNLNLKPLDLKNNEIKTQKLTTPGQDLLEWCKDMTKDYAGVKVTNLTTSWRNGMAFCALIHHFKPDLIDFGSLSPHDVKGNCRKAFDAAAKLGIPRVIEPTDMDMLAVPDKLAVMTYLYQLRAHFTGHQLEIKQIGKTADESNYVIGKFSTDMDSATMHLFGKEILNLRKTKNQNKSGEQEKEINNKENNINHEPNTPKLRLPLVTNNNEPLEFPKEKEKSPTMVKDVKDIILNSSKNIIGKVLSPKITQNEKKPEPKPEKPFLMTRGEWYDPFDSVAEDIISEEDIISTSVTPIDNNKSLNTKVPEMNGADSTDDNNKKVQQVESKKNDINKNDLPKPNQQIINRHNEQRERAQQLLEQVGKRDSSTTTSPTRQQTEEERQAQLLERARKLIAEARKSSTPTTEIISINMDTEDKLKKLTEDLSLLEKEVCDMRQNGTTPPKSPSPQNSDDISDSSSLNREKVTPDKLPDDLGFAQMGIDVHNYIEQELEDLEREQSAIDDQAAKLEKELRAVMESPDSNVEEDLMAQWFTLVNKKNALLRRQMQLNILEQEGDLERRYKMLNKELQLSLAIEDWRKTDEQRARETHLLEELVQIVNKRDELVQHLDNQEKAIEEDDRIEKDLSHIDLQPKEKCVIQ, encoded by the exons ATGGGATCAGTTTGGAAAAGGTTACAGAGAGTGAATAAGAAAGCTGCTAAGTTTCAATTCACCGTCTCATATCATCAGTTATCCTTGGAGTTTACCCCCAAATG ggAACCACATAAATTATCTTTAGTATGGGCTAGAAGGTCTAGAAGGGTTGTCTCTCAACCCATGAAATGGGAACCTACTTTAGAAACACCTTACAAAGCTCTCGTCGTTTGGTCTTTACCTGAAAATAAACAGGTTGATGTTACATTATTTAGAGATCCTAGAACGAGAGTTTTAGAAGATAAAGATTGGAGTTTTATTATTGAAGAT gTTTCTCCAACTGGAAAAAGACGACCCCTCGCAGTGTCCCATCTTAATATGGGTACCTATGCTAGTGGGGACGCAAAACAACACAAACTACAATTACCGTTTAAACCGATgacaaagaaaattgtttcgGCTAAATTAGATTGTACGTTATCGTGCGTGCTATTAAAAGAAGGAAAAGCGAC GGATGAAGATATGCAATCTATAGCATCCCTTATGTCGGAAGGTTACGGAGATAATACAGATATTGCTCCTTTAGATGATGTTGATGAAGATTACTCACAAAGTGATTCAAtgagttcaatgaaaaatactttaaacgaAGTTACTCAGCATCTTCAAAAGATGACTGATAGTTTATCTGGGTCGGATATGGCTAGTACGCCTATAAGTA TAAGTAGTATTCAATCATTTCCGAAAGATGATAAGACTCCAACAGCCGAAGTGATTTCTCCAATTGCCGAACAACCAATAATTTTACCGTCCTGTAGTGTTCCCCCACCGAAACGAAGCGACTTCCATGAACCGGAAACCGACATTTATTCGGAGATGTGTTCCGAAAAATTAGATAACCTTGACAAGTTACAAGAAGAGACTGATCATAGTTTTATTGCTCCGACGAGGCCAAAGAGTATGAACTTGAATTTAAAACCAttagatttgaaaaataacgaaattaaaactcaaaaattaactaCACCCGGACAAGATTTATTGGAATGGTGTAAAGATATGACTAAGGATTATGCTGGAGTTAAAGTTACGAATTTAACAACTAGTTGGAGAAATGGAATGGCTTTCTGCGCTttgatacatcattttaaaccAGATCTTat tGATTTTGGCTCCCTTTCACCGCACGATGTGAAAGGAAATTGTCGAAAAGCTTTTGATGCTGCAGCTAAATTGGGAATACCCAGAGTAATTGAGCCGACTGATATGGATATGTTAGCAGTTCCAGATAAATTGGCCGTCATGACATATTTATATCAATTGAGAGCTCATTTCACAGGTCATCAATTGGAGataaaacaaattggaaaaactGCTGATGAAAGCAATTACGTTATAGGCAAATTTAGTACTGATATGGATTCCGCCACTATGCATTTATTTGGAaaggaaatattaaatttaagaaaaacaaaaaat caaaataaAAGTGGtgaacaagaaaaagaaataaacaacaaagaaaataacattaacCACGAACCAAATACGCCAAAATTAAGATTACCACTTGttactaataataatgaacCACTAGAATTTCCTAAAGAAAAGGAGAAATCTCCGACAATGGTTAAAGATGTTAAagatattatattaaatagtTCAAAGAATATTATTGGGAAAGTTTTATCTCCGAAAATTACTCAAAACGAAAAAAAGCCAGAACCAAAACCtgaaaaaccgtttttgatgACGCGTGGTGAATGGTACGATCCGTTCGATTCGGTCGCTGAAGATATTATTAGCGAAGAAGATATTATTAGTACCTCAGTTACTCCCATAGATAATAACAAATCGTTAAATACTAAAGTCCCAGAAATGAATGGTGCAGATAGTAcggatgataataataaaaaagtccAACAAGTAGAGAGTAAGAAAAACGACATCAACAAAAACGATTTACCCAAACCGAATCAG CAAATTATAAATAGGCATAATGAGCAACGGGAAAGGGCCCAACAGCTTTTGGAGCAAGTCGGGAAACGGGACAGTTCTACTACTACGTCACCTACAAGG CAACAAACTGAAGAAGAAAGACAAGCTCAATTACTTGAAAGAGCTCGTAAATTAATAGCGGAAGCTCGAAAGAGTTCCACCCCAACAACAGaaataatatcaataaatatggATACAGAagacaaattgaaaaaattaactgAAGATTTATCCCTATTAGAAAAAGAGGTGTGCGATATGAGACAAAACGGAACAACACCTCCAAAATCACCTAGTCCACAAAATTCTGACGATATCTCCGATAGTTCTAGTCTAAACAGAGAAAAAGTTACCCCGGATAAGTTACCAGATGATTTGGGTTTCGCtcaa ATGGGTATTGATGTTCATAATTATATTGAACAAGAATTAGAAGATTTAGAACGTGAACAAAGTGCCATTGATGATCAAGCGGCGAAGTTGGAGAAAGAACTTCGAGCTGTGATGGAGTCACCAGATAGCAACGTCGAAGAGGATTTGATGGCTCAATGGTTTACGcttgttaataaaaagaacGCTTTACTTAGGCGGCAAATGCAATTAAATATCTT agaACAAGAAGGTGATTTAGAAAGGCgatataaaatgttaaacaaaGAACTCCAATTGAGTTTAGCCATTGAAGATTGGCGAAAAACGGATGAACAACGTGCCAGGGAAACGCATCTTCTTGAAGAATTGGTACAAATTGTGAATAAAAGGGATGAATTGGTACAGCATTTAGACAATCAGGAGAAGGC gATTGAAGAGGATGATAGAATAGAAAAAGATCTATCCCATATTGATCTTCAGCCAAAAGAAAAGTGTGTCATACAGTAA
- the LOC111418589 gene encoding uncharacterized protein isoform X1 yields MTALRSNIVLNRVTLLLSVISLVSLASAKRFTRSGFYSTPNTQYIQPLNNGYYSSQPGYEFVGSTPSPPIKPIYEPHVPITPVYHQSTISTTPLPILSTPSTPYSEDYDNYISITESTRPKYFGTNQFTNQASYVNPVVDPVVVNPHINSQIASFSSPGHSGFGSNSYPAYNLNRYVPHYAGNAAAYNGIYNYAPAFYKYQYAVKAPEYGVDFGHHEARQGDVTQGSYHVLLPDGRLQIVEYTADSTGYHPRIRYVHVGAAGLNGYY; encoded by the exons ATGACTGCTTTGAGGTCcaatattgttttaaacaga GTCACTCTACTTTTGTCGGTGATTTCTTTGGTGTCACTTGCGTCTGCCAAGCGATTTACCAGAAGTGGTTTCTATTCCACTCCGAACACCCAATACATTCAACCGCTTAATAATGGATATTATTCTTCGCAACCTGGTTACGAATTTGTGGGGAGCACACCATCACCTCCGATAAAACCAATTTATGAACCACACGTTCCAATCACTCCGGTTTATCATCAATCAACGATTAGCACAACTCCACTACCAATTTTATCGACGCCTTCGACACCTTATAGCGAGGATTACGATAATTATATTTCAATTACCGAATCGACACgtccaaaatattttggaaCTAATCAATTTACTAATCAAGCTTCTTACGTAAATCCGGTTGTAGATCCCGTTGTTGTGAATCCACATATTAATTCTCAAATTGCCAGTTTTTCATCTCCAGGTCATTCTGGATTTGGTTCAAATTCATATCCAGCTTATAATCTAAATAGATACGTTCCCCATTACGCCGGTAATGCTGCAGCTTATAATGGAATTTACAATTAT gCGCCagctttttataaatatcaatACGCAGTGAAAGCACCTGAATACGGTGTAGATTTTGGTCATCATGAAGCAAGACAAGGTGATGTGACTCAAGGAAGTTATCATGTTCTCTTACCTGATGGTCGTTTGCAAATTGTCGAATACACGGCTGACTCAACGGGATATCATCCGAGAATAAGATACGTACATGTGGGCGCGGCCGGACTAAATGGATATTATTAA
- the LOC111418589 gene encoding uncharacterized protein isoform X2 yields MLDNMKVTLLLSVISLVSLASAKRFTRSGFYSTPNTQYIQPLNNGYYSSQPGYEFVGSTPSPPIKPIYEPHVPITPVYHQSTISTTPLPILSTPSTPYSEDYDNYISITESTRPKYFGTNQFTNQASYVNPVVDPVVVNPHINSQIASFSSPGHSGFGSNSYPAYNLNRYVPHYAGNAAAYNGIYNYAPAFYKYQYAVKAPEYGVDFGHHEARQGDVTQGSYHVLLPDGRLQIVEYTADSTGYHPRIRYVHVGAAGLNGYY; encoded by the exons ATGTTGGATAACATGAAG GTCACTCTACTTTTGTCGGTGATTTCTTTGGTGTCACTTGCGTCTGCCAAGCGATTTACCAGAAGTGGTTTCTATTCCACTCCGAACACCCAATACATTCAACCGCTTAATAATGGATATTATTCTTCGCAACCTGGTTACGAATTTGTGGGGAGCACACCATCACCTCCGATAAAACCAATTTATGAACCACACGTTCCAATCACTCCGGTTTATCATCAATCAACGATTAGCACAACTCCACTACCAATTTTATCGACGCCTTCGACACCTTATAGCGAGGATTACGATAATTATATTTCAATTACCGAATCGACACgtccaaaatattttggaaCTAATCAATTTACTAATCAAGCTTCTTACGTAAATCCGGTTGTAGATCCCGTTGTTGTGAATCCACATATTAATTCTCAAATTGCCAGTTTTTCATCTCCAGGTCATTCTGGATTTGGTTCAAATTCATATCCAGCTTATAATCTAAATAGATACGTTCCCCATTACGCCGGTAATGCTGCAGCTTATAATGGAATTTACAATTAT gCGCCagctttttataaatatcaatACGCAGTGAAAGCACCTGAATACGGTGTAGATTTTGGTCATCATGAAGCAAGACAAGGTGATGTGACTCAAGGAAGTTATCATGTTCTCTTACCTGATGGTCGTTTGCAAATTGTCGAATACACGGCTGACTCAACGGGATATCATCCGAGAATAAGATACGTACATGTGGGCGCGGCCGGACTAAATGGATATTATTAA
- the LOC111418494 gene encoding EH domain-binding protein 1 isoform X2 has translation MGSVWKRLQRVNKKAAKFQFTVSYHQLSLEFTPKWEPHKLSLVWARRSRRVVSQPMKWEPTLETPYKALVVWSLPENKQVDVTLFRDPRTRVLEDKDWSFIIEDVSPTGKRRPLAVSHLNMGTYASGDAKQHKLQLPFKPMTKKIVSAKLDCTLSCVLLKEGKATDEDMQSIASLMSEGYGDNTDIAPLDDVDEDYSQSDSMSSMKNTLNEVTQHLQKMTDSLSGSDMASTPISISSIQSFPKDDKTPTAEVISPIAEQPIILPSCSVPPPKRSDFHEPETDIYSEMCSEKLDNLDKLQEETDHSFIAPTRPKSMNLNLKPLDLKNNEIKTQKLTTPGQDLLEWCKDMTKDYAGVKVTNLTTSWRNGMAFCALIHHFKPDLIDFGSLSPHDVKGNCRKAFDAAAKLGIPRVIEPTDMDMLAVPDKLAVMTYLYQLRAHFTGHQLEIKQIGKTADESNYVIGKFSTDMDSATMHLFGKEILNLRKTKNQNKSGEQEKEINNKENNINHEPNTPKLRLPLVTNNNEPLEFPKEKEKSPTMVKDVKDIILNSSKNIIGKVLSPKITQNEKKPEPKPEKPFLMTRGEWYDPFDSVAEDIISEEDIISTSVTPIDNNKSLNTKVPEMNGADSTDDNNKKVQQVESKKNDINKNDLPKPNQQQTEEERQAQLLERARKLIAEARKSSTPTTEIISINMDTEDKLKKLTEDLSLLEKEVCDMRQNGTTPPKSPSPQNSDDISDSSSLNREKVTPDKLPDDLGFAQMGIDVHNYIEQELEDLEREQSAIDDQAAKLEKELRAVMESPDSNVEEDLMAQWFTLVNKKNALLRRQMQLNILEQEGDLERRYKMLNKELQLSLAIEDWRKTDEQRARETHLLEELVQIVNKRDELVQHLDNQEKAIEEDDRIEKDLSHIDLQPKEKCVIQ, from the exons ATGGGATCAGTTTGGAAAAGGTTACAGAGAGTGAATAAGAAAGCTGCTAAGTTTCAATTCACCGTCTCATATCATCAGTTATCCTTGGAGTTTACCCCCAAATG ggAACCACATAAATTATCTTTAGTATGGGCTAGAAGGTCTAGAAGGGTTGTCTCTCAACCCATGAAATGGGAACCTACTTTAGAAACACCTTACAAAGCTCTCGTCGTTTGGTCTTTACCTGAAAATAAACAGGTTGATGTTACATTATTTAGAGATCCTAGAACGAGAGTTTTAGAAGATAAAGATTGGAGTTTTATTATTGAAGAT gTTTCTCCAACTGGAAAAAGACGACCCCTCGCAGTGTCCCATCTTAATATGGGTACCTATGCTAGTGGGGACGCAAAACAACACAAACTACAATTACCGTTTAAACCGATgacaaagaaaattgtttcgGCTAAATTAGATTGTACGTTATCGTGCGTGCTATTAAAAGAAGGAAAAGCGAC GGATGAAGATATGCAATCTATAGCATCCCTTATGTCGGAAGGTTACGGAGATAATACAGATATTGCTCCTTTAGATGATGTTGATGAAGATTACTCACAAAGTGATTCAAtgagttcaatgaaaaatactttaaacgaAGTTACTCAGCATCTTCAAAAGATGACTGATAGTTTATCTGGGTCGGATATGGCTAGTACGCCTATAAGTA TAAGTAGTATTCAATCATTTCCGAAAGATGATAAGACTCCAACAGCCGAAGTGATTTCTCCAATTGCCGAACAACCAATAATTTTACCGTCCTGTAGTGTTCCCCCACCGAAACGAAGCGACTTCCATGAACCGGAAACCGACATTTATTCGGAGATGTGTTCCGAAAAATTAGATAACCTTGACAAGTTACAAGAAGAGACTGATCATAGTTTTATTGCTCCGACGAGGCCAAAGAGTATGAACTTGAATTTAAAACCAttagatttgaaaaataacgaaattaaaactcaaaaattaactaCACCCGGACAAGATTTATTGGAATGGTGTAAAGATATGACTAAGGATTATGCTGGAGTTAAAGTTACGAATTTAACAACTAGTTGGAGAAATGGAATGGCTTTCTGCGCTttgatacatcattttaaaccAGATCTTat tGATTTTGGCTCCCTTTCACCGCACGATGTGAAAGGAAATTGTCGAAAAGCTTTTGATGCTGCAGCTAAATTGGGAATACCCAGAGTAATTGAGCCGACTGATATGGATATGTTAGCAGTTCCAGATAAATTGGCCGTCATGACATATTTATATCAATTGAGAGCTCATTTCACAGGTCATCAATTGGAGataaaacaaattggaaaaactGCTGATGAAAGCAATTACGTTATAGGCAAATTTAGTACTGATATGGATTCCGCCACTATGCATTTATTTGGAaaggaaatattaaatttaagaaaaacaaaaaat caaaataaAAGTGGtgaacaagaaaaagaaataaacaacaaagaaaataacattaacCACGAACCAAATACGCCAAAATTAAGATTACCACTTGttactaataataatgaacCACTAGAATTTCCTAAAGAAAAGGAGAAATCTCCGACAATGGTTAAAGATGTTAAagatattatattaaatagtTCAAAGAATATTATTGGGAAAGTTTTATCTCCGAAAATTACTCAAAACGAAAAAAAGCCAGAACCAAAACCtgaaaaaccgtttttgatgACGCGTGGTGAATGGTACGATCCGTTCGATTCGGTCGCTGAAGATATTATTAGCGAAGAAGATATTATTAGTACCTCAGTTACTCCCATAGATAATAACAAATCGTTAAATACTAAAGTCCCAGAAATGAATGGTGCAGATAGTAcggatgataataataaaaaagtccAACAAGTAGAGAGTAAGAAAAACGACATCAACAAAAACGATTTACCCAAACCGAATCAG CAACAAACTGAAGAAGAAAGACAAGCTCAATTACTTGAAAGAGCTCGTAAATTAATAGCGGAAGCTCGAAAGAGTTCCACCCCAACAACAGaaataatatcaataaatatggATACAGAagacaaattgaaaaaattaactgAAGATTTATCCCTATTAGAAAAAGAGGTGTGCGATATGAGACAAAACGGAACAACACCTCCAAAATCACCTAGTCCACAAAATTCTGACGATATCTCCGATAGTTCTAGTCTAAACAGAGAAAAAGTTACCCCGGATAAGTTACCAGATGATTTGGGTTTCGCtcaa ATGGGTATTGATGTTCATAATTATATTGAACAAGAATTAGAAGATTTAGAACGTGAACAAAGTGCCATTGATGATCAAGCGGCGAAGTTGGAGAAAGAACTTCGAGCTGTGATGGAGTCACCAGATAGCAACGTCGAAGAGGATTTGATGGCTCAATGGTTTACGcttgttaataaaaagaacGCTTTACTTAGGCGGCAAATGCAATTAAATATCTT agaACAAGAAGGTGATTTAGAAAGGCgatataaaatgttaaacaaaGAACTCCAATTGAGTTTAGCCATTGAAGATTGGCGAAAAACGGATGAACAACGTGCCAGGGAAACGCATCTTCTTGAAGAATTGGTACAAATTGTGAATAAAAGGGATGAATTGGTACAGCATTTAGACAATCAGGAGAAGGC gATTGAAGAGGATGATAGAATAGAAAAAGATCTATCCCATATTGATCTTCAGCCAAAAGAAAAGTGTGTCATACAGTAA